One genomic region from Diabrotica undecimpunctata isolate CICGRU chromosome 9, icDiaUnde3, whole genome shotgun sequence encodes:
- the LOC140449489 gene encoding sphingomyelin phosphodiesterase-like isoform X2 produces the protein MGLRTHKEVDAGKFRDLLGDVFDSQTRILSSDKNYCGLCKLLIKKIQIFGLRISKVAELICNIYVLLTTLTFNGFCKQIIELNLPVLEYVVNNSKILDPELACTILLQTRECYYPKPALSWITAIPASKVIYPKITRHPNKKPLKILHLTDPHISLDYEPNGVVKCGFPVCCKKGLGNKIKGQNAGYWGEYDCDAPPWLYGNTLQHIRHTHKDLDYIYFTGDIIDHTVWNTSVQSNTVLINLAYNALKDTFTIPVFPVIGNHESTPLNIYAPDKEDIIAKGLSTNWLYDLMAKLWSPWLPESALKTVRRQGYYAYSVNAKLKIIGLNNNVCYNFNWWLLLDTEYLNEQLEFLIRELEESEKKGQFVHILGHVSVGNQECIEPWEISYNEIVRRYAHIIKGQFVGHTHTDELKIFYDANKKPINMAFNGASLTPFVKYNPNYKILHVDPVTMDILDIDTYYFNLTEANLHPDTSPAWQKLYSMKKAYNLPDLSPKSFDVLADKLFNDTDLANLYFQYYVRRGDASLKDGCDKNCLDDIRCKVVTTHSLHPQKQQCLN, from the exons ATGGGCCTACGTACCCACAAAGAAGTGGACGCAGGAAAATTTAGAGACCTCTTAGGAGACGTGTTCGATTCTCAAACAAGGATATTAAGTTCTGATAAAAACTACTGTGGTTTATGCAAATTGCTGATTAAAAAGATTCAAATTTTTGGACTACGTATTAGCAAAGTAGCAGAATTAATATGCAACATCTACGTTCTGCTAACTACGTTGACTTTCAATGGATTTTGTAAACAAATTATAGAACTCAATTTG CCTGTCCTGGAGTACGTAGTCAACAACAGTAAAATCTTGGATCCAGAATTAGCATGTACGATCCTTCTACAAACGCGAGAGTGTTACTATCCTAAACCAGCACTTTCTTGGATTACAGCTATACCGGCATCAAAAGTTATATATCCAAAG ATTACTAGACATCCAAATAAGAAACCTTTAAAAATTCTTCACTTAACTGACCCACACATTTCACTAGATTATGAACCAAACGGTGTAGTTAAATGTGGCTTTCCGGTATGTTGTAAGAAAGGGTTGGGAAATAAAATAAAAGGACAAAACGCTGGATATTGGGGAGAATACGACTGCGACGCTCCTCCTTGGCTATATGGCAATACACTACAGCATATCAGACATACTCACAAA GACTTGGACTACATTTATTTTACTGGAGATATTATCGACCATACAGTCTGGAACACATCAGTGCAATCAAATACAGTGCTTATTAACCTCGCCTATAACGCGTTAAAGGATACTTTTACAATTCCAGTGTTTCCTGTAATTGGAAATCACGAATCGACTCCACTGAATAT ATATGCTCCCGATAAAGAAGACATAATTGCAAAAGGCCTTTCTACTAACTGGTTGTATGATCTAATGGCGAAGCTGTGGAGTCCATGGTTACCCGAGAGTGCACTGAAGACAGTCCGACGACAAGGTTACTACGCTTATTCAGTTAACGCTAAATTAAAGATTATTGGATTAAACAATAATGTATGCTATAATTTTAATTG GTGGTTATTATTGGACACGGAGTATCTAAATGAGCAACTAGAATTTCTAATCCGAGAATTAGAAGAATCAGAAAAGAAGGGACAATTCGTACATATACTTGGCCATGTATCGGTCGGTAATCAAGAATGTATAGAGCCATGGGAGATTAGCTACAATGAAATTGTTAGAAG ATACGCTCACATTATAAAAGGGCAGTTTGTTGGCCATACCCATACTgacgaattaaaaattttctatgACGCGAATAAGAAACCTATTAACATGGCTTTCAATGGAGCAAGTTTAACACCGTTCGTAAAATACAATCCAAATTACAAAATATTGCACGTTGATCCGGTCACCATg gacATCCTTGACATTGATACATATTATTTCAATTTAACCGAAGCTAATCTTCACCCAGATACAAGTCCTGCGTGGCAAAAGTTATATTCTATGAAAAAAGCCTACAATCTACCAGATCTATCACCGAAAAGTTTTGATGTTTTGGCAGACAAGCTCTTTAACGATACAGATCTAGCGAATTTGTATTTTCA ATACTACGTCAGGCGTGGTGATGCATCTCTTAAAGATGGCTGTGATAAAAATTGCCTTGATGACATTCGTTGCAAAGTTGTTACTACACATTCTCTACATCCTCAAAAACAACAATGCCTTAACTAA
- the LOC140449491 gene encoding uncharacterized protein, with protein sequence MHIESFPHVESHYCRANSQRQYLDSSLTIKKMYELYTEVCISSSKQPVKESFYRSTFSNQYNLHFHVPKKDRCDLCEEVKVQTQNDTLTEEKKSAFERHIQNKITCRENKNKDRETQTTFLVFDLQNVLSCPHAEVSNFYYKSKLNVYNLTAILSSTKQVYCSLWHECLMGRTGNDLASALIKILEAVFLDNPNLTSLLLWSDSCVPQNRNSIMSVAISLFIQDHPNIDTIIMKFSTPGHSCNQEIDSVHSCIEQVLKRSEYYSPVSLLRILLKVNSKKPYKILQLKNNDFKDYKTCAATYNYKSIPFSQVVALKFTQSVFEVKYKISYLHENWEEVVIRDSRPTRAAAGSINMQPPSRLSLNKSMPQQKLQAIKSMFRWMPQVDKDYYMTIFPK encoded by the coding sequence ATGCATATCGAGTCGTTCCCACATGTAGAATCACATTACTGTAGAGCAAACTCACAACGTCAGTATTTAGACTCCTCacttactattaaaaaaatgtatgaacTCTACACTGAAGTCTGTATATCTTCCAGTAAGCAACCAGTTAAGGAATCATTTTATCGCAGTACATTTTCTAATCAATATAACTTACACTTTCACGTCCCTAAAAAAGATCGGTGTGATCTGTGTGAGGAGGTGAAGGTTCAGACGCAAAATGATACTTTAACGGAAGAGAAGAAATCGGCGTTTGAGAGgcacattcaaaataaaattaCGTGCCGTGAGAATAAAAACAAGGATAGAGAGACTCAGACTACATTTCTAGTTTTTGATCTGCAAAATGTGTTAAGTTGTCCACATGCTGAAGTCAGCAACTTCTACTATAAAAGCAAACTCAACGTTTACAACCTGACAGCAATACTATCAAGCACAAAGCAGGTATATTGTTCTTTGTGGCACGAGTGTTTAATGGGAAGAACTGGTAACGATCTGGCAAGTGCTCTGATAAAAATTTTGGAAGCAGTATTTTTGGATAATCCAAATTTAACTTCTTTGTTGTTGTGGAGCGATAGCTGCGTCCCCCAGAACAGGAATTCAATCATGTCTGTTGcaatttctctttttatccaagATCATCCCAACATAGATACAATTATAATGAAATTTTCAACGCCCGGCCATTCATGCAACCAAGAAATAGATTCTGTGCACAGTTGTATAGAACAGGTTTTAAAAAGATCAGAGTATTATTCGCCAGTATCTCTATTACGAATTCTCTTAAAAGTAAATTCAAAAAAGCCGTATAAAATActgcaattaaaaaacaatgatttCAAAGATTATAAAACATGTGCTGCTACATATAATTACAAATCAATTCCCTTTAGTCAGGTTGTTGCCTTGAAATTTACACAATCTGTGTTTGaggtaaaatataaaattagttatttACATGAAAATTGGGAGGAAGTTGTTATTCGTGATTCTCGTCCTACAAGAGCTGCAGCTGGTAGTATTAATATGCAACCCCCATCTCGGTTATCGCTAAATAAATCCATGCCGCAACAAAAATTACAAGctataaaaagtatgtttagatGGATGCCTCAAGTTGATAAAGATTATTACATGACTATCTTTccaaaataa